In the Paramisgurnus dabryanus chromosome 18, PD_genome_1.1, whole genome shotgun sequence genome, AGGATTAGAGaccaatgtaaaaaaaagtgcaTTGATTCTGAAGATTCCCTGAGTAAAGGAACTCATAACGTAAGAATAAAGCTTTTTGGTCTTTTGGGATTCAGTTTATCCTTCACAAATGTTTAAAACTCTAATATCAAACAAGCTTAGTGGCAGTAGAACtgatttactttattatttgatAGTCTATATTTGACATCTGACTATAAATTAGATACACAAAACACTTGGGATCCATTTCAAGATACAGATATTATAATAACTACACCATCACAGGGTCCCATATGTACCAAGAtcatgcatttatgcatttggtggaCAATTGtcacgcaatgctctaccagttgagctataTGAAAACAAGTCCATGACTTATATTACATAGGCCTATTACTCATTCAACTCACATAGTTACCTATTGTATAAAACTTCTTCAGAAAAAAACAGgatattgaaatttggctcccctggtgatgtcagaaggggataataccgtccCTTAATCTGGACTATCCAACCAccgcactgccatttagttcagagatcagctcatttgcatgttaaaaacgacacacccaaaaaggcacatttttgcacacacctacaaagtgacaattttaacttgctataataaattatctatatgatattttgagctaaaacgtcacatatgtcctctggggacaccaaagatttatttgacatcttaaaaaatcttatgaaatgtcccctttaatgcacTGCTCAGCAGCAGCTGTTTATCAGTATTAATAATAGCACAGCAAAAGGAATTCCCAAACACATGCACCTGTTTAAATTTACGGATTACCTTAGTCTAGTCGCTCATAAAAGTACCACAAAGTTCACCGTTAGTGCAACATCCAGTAGTGGGCCGATTTGCAGGCCTGCATCTTGGCGCCTCACTgcggccgtttctcaatcagaaggctgcagcctccggaggtcgcacaTCATGCAGACTGCATACgccatcaagcctggtttatttaagctaactgaacattacattcgcaagtcataagcatgtTATAacaactaagaataatagtcaactttataattgttaattttctaaaataagacgtctttatgacgtatgcagcctacatatgcaacctccggaggatTGAGAATCGGCCTGCACGAGCTCTTCCCCGTCGCCGCTTCTTGTAATGCGCATGCGCCGTGCGCCGCTCATTGTTAGCAAAGATGGCGTTGAGTAAAACGTTTGGACAAAAACCAATAAAATTTCAACTTGAGCAAGATGGGGACTTTTACATGATCGGTTCAGAGGTATGTCATTTGTTTAATAATAGGAGTTATGCAAGTGTTTACATTGGAAGCGTTAACGTGACTATCCCATAAACATAAATATTACCACCTTCTGCTTCTCTTTGTTGATCCGATGCTGATGTGCAAGTCGACTGAGtgaatgaaatgaatgaatgattaAATGATCCTTAAAGTTTTAAATTACCATTGTTCTTCTATGTAATGAAGCACGCGCCTATCCGATCAATAAAAGTCGGATTAGAAGTGCGATTATACATTTAGATTAAACAATTTGGCACACAACGTTACAATTGTATCAGCATTAAAGTGCCCAAAGCCAAACGGTTTTAAAGATAACTCGGATTGATAATGCATTTACACTTTAAACATGTTTTGCACGCGCTTGTATGTAACTTAGGTAGGCAACTATCTTCGTATGTTCAGAGGCTCTCTCTATAAACGGTACCCGTCGTTAACGAGACGACTCGCATCTGTGGAGGAGAGGAAGAAGATTGTAGCATCATCACACGGTAAGTGATTCCTTTCTTTTTAAATTAGATGTCAGGTCCAGAAGGTCCCTGTAAAGAGTAAGGTTTAGTCCTAGTCACATAGTCCTGCTTCTGGACAGCAGTTCGTGCAGTGTTTTCTTTGTGTTAGATCATGGTTACGCAACTTTAGCCACCAGTGTGACCCTGCTGAAGGCATCCGAGTGTGAGGAAATCTTTGATGGAAACGATGAGAAGTACAAGGCCGTGTCCATCAGCACAGAACCACCGGCGTACCTCAGGTAAGGAGTCACATAATGGTTCTCAGTCATCTGTTATTGCTGTTTAATTTTGCCTTACCAGGGCTCAacccaaataattttttatactggaCCGGttgggccagtggttcaggttttcacttgccctgccaaaatgtTCACTGGCCCCTATAAAACAatttcacatatttaaaaataataactcaaaagtcaaatataattgtatacatatacaacagaaATGTTCCCACaaaaaaggctcccaactttttctgCTTTACCTGCAAACTGTGAAAAATATTGCATCGTTTCTTTTgtcgtgttttacccaagtaaatgtctgctttcaagatgttaaataatatacattgatgaaaatatattttagtgactgtgggtgaagcactggcccgatcgggcaagtgacaatactttttactggcccgaacgtctatcacgcttgccccgggccaccgggcagtcctttatgttgagccctgcttAGTATTCTAAAGAAGACTCAGTGGCTTTGTGATCCAAATACTCGATTCGGTAAACATTAACAATATCTTAAGACTTTCTCcactaagtttttttttatatcaacCTATGCTTCCGTCTCCTGGTTATCAAATGGAaagagacattttgaaatgtttgcACCCCCTTAAACATGCACAGCCTTCCAAAAGTTCGTTTTTAATTtgatcattttaatttaaaatttgcTCCAAAAAACTAGTGTTGTTTAAGCGattatttgtttacatttattaataatgtacatcttaaaaaatgcaataatatCATCAATTTTGCAATCCATGTATTTTGcaattttcataattttcctgtcgtctattatttctttctccttaaaagtattttttgtaaAGCTGTTTTTCAACTATAAATACCTGTGAAAAGCTCTTAGAAAtgtttattatacattttaatttaaagtggacattttacaagacttttaagatgtcaaataaatatttggtgtccccagggtatgtatgtgaagttttagctcaaagtaccatatagataatttattataacatgttaaaattgctactttataggtgtgagcaaaacgtgccattttgggtgtgcaCCAAATGGCAGTTGTGTGGTTGGATagggcagattaaggggcggaatTATCCCctactgacatcacaaggggagccacatttcaattacctatttttcacatgcttgtggagaatggtttaccaaaacttagttatTGGGTTTATCCTTTTCACATTTTGTAGGTTGATAAAcgaactggggacccaattatagcacttaaacatgaaaaagtcagattttcatgatatgtcccctttaaattgtATTGAATTGTGTTTAAGTCTTTCACAAAGGAGTCCTACACATTCAGAATGAGTGTCAATGCCAGGTGgaaacaaaatgtgtttgtttaaaaatacattagttttttaataactttttatttgacatatttAGGGAACAGAAGGCAAAGAGAAGCAGTCAGTGGGTGCCCACATTACCAAACAGCTCCCATCACTTGGATGCAGTGCCTTGTTCAACCACCATCAACAGAAATCGAATGGGACGTGACAAAAAAAGAACCTTTCCGTTATGGTGAGATGACGATCGATAAGCAAGTCCTGATAAGGGAAAATGAGGAAGTTCCACTTAAACAGTTCTTAGGTTAGGACTGTCAACATGTTTCAGCATATTGCCTAATGTAACTCTAATTAAAGAACGTAAAACTCTGCGTAAACATTCAAGCTGTTGTTTATTGTAACAGATGTTGTTATCGTGGCAAAATCAAGGCAGAGGATGTTTATGAAGCAACCAAACCGTATCTCCGCTACATATTTCCCAGAGTTGTTTTAGATAAGCGGATGGAACAACAGTTCGGAGCGCTGACTCTGAGATTCCTTTAGGTCACGTTTTTCACCGACAGAATCGTATCTGATGATGTTACAAAAAAGCAAATGCCCTTAACAGGCTCATTTTTCTTTGTGTTGTTGAAATTCATCTTCCTTACCTCCTACACGAGAGGAGATAACCTCAGGTACACTCCAAAAACGTAATGTTTTTACCAAACAAACTTGGCCAGATGGAATTGTGGTTTTAGGTCCACAGCTGACTCCCAAGTCTCCTCATGTTAAAAGACCGTTCTCCTGGTCCTTGCAACACTGTCAACAGTCTCCTCTGAAGGCTGTGGTGAATGTCAGCTGTTGGTTTTCATGGGAATACTGCCAACCAGCTGTTGCTTTCAAGCAATGtccaaaaaacattacttacaAGACCAATATTTTAAACCTCTCACATAATCTCACATGTGTGATGATAAACACGTCCACTGCCTGCTTTTGACGTTTTATGAAAGGGCCGATGAGTTCTTGCAGGATATCGAATGAGAATCATGTGGGATGTTGTTTAGATTTAAAGAACTTGCTTGGAGTTTATTGGCACATGTTGTACACATGGTGCTGAGTAATGATGTTGTGTATTCGTGCGTTTCTCTTCTTCAATGCCTAGTTTTGATGACCATGACCCTGCAGTTATCCATGAAAATGCTTCCCAGCCTGAGGTCCTGGTGCCCATCCGCCTGGATATGGAGATCGATGGGCAGAAACTCAGAGATGCCTTTACCTGGAACATGAATGGTAAAAAATTACTCATGCTGCACTTTCTTTGAACACAAAATGTGATCGTATCGTTCTTAATAAATGTGACACAAAAGAAgtaaatttgaaaaaagtgcaTTTGCTTATGTGTCTCCAGAGAAGCTCATGACACCGGAGATGTTTGCTGAGATCTTGTGTGATGACTTGGACCTGAACCCTCTCACTTTCGTCCCTGCCATCGCCTCTGCCATAAGGCAGCAGATCGAGTCCTATCCCACTGACAGCATTCTGGATGAGCAGTCGGACCAGAGGGTCATTATCAAGGTGTGTGTCCCTGGTATCCAATAGGGGTGTTTACAGTAGTCTGGAAATGGATCTTACTGTAAATATGGCTTACAGTATTCTGAATTGGTTGAATCTAAATTCTGATTGGATAAGCAACGTTTTAAGCCATTGTAAACTCTCACCTGTGATAACACATGAACAATAATGCAACAAGTTGGTAGGTTGCTGGGCAAATGTATGCATCCTATAGCTGACTAATGAAGatgtaattaaaaattaaataaaaagtatTACCTGACtactttaacattttataatgcctatAACTATTTATTCGATATGTGTGTCTTTAATTCTATGTCTGGTGCAGCTGTTTTATAAAAACAGTAAAGCACTCCAGGCTATGTGTTATAGGATTTTTCTGTGGTCCGGGATTTTGTCCGCTGTGTTGACTCTCCAtgtccttaaaggaaaacaccaccgtttttcaatattttactatgttcttacctcaacttagactaattaataaatactttttttatgcgtgcacttaatctttgtacagcgtgtcgtgaatgtgttagcatttagcctagccccaatcattccttaggatccaaacagggatgaatttagaagccaccaaacacttccatgttttccctatttaaagactgttacatgagtactTACAGGAGTgaggtggcacaaaataaaaggtggtgatttttttatcaattaaaaataagaactatattgtatggtgaaAGAGCAGTTAGTTTGTAGTACTTCGACCTTGGGCTCAGTAATATTAACAGAAGTTTGCACTAGTACACGAAtacacgttttattttgtgccaccatacttacttgtgtaactactcatgtaacaatcttgaaatggggaaaacatggaagtgtttggtggcttctacattcatccctgtttggatcctaagaaatgaatggggctaggctaaatgctaacacattcacgacgcgctgtacaaagattaagtgaatgcattgaaaaaagataggtatgtattcatttatctaagttgaggtaagaacatggtaaaatattgaaaaacggtggtgttttcctttaattgaccaggtattgtttttgtaaatctgTTTTATGTTGAAAATGAGTTCCAATGGATCGTTCGaccaaaaataaatattctgtcatcattcactCATCCTAaagttacaaacctgtataaatgggacacataaagatatttttaaaaaaaaaatgtttaactgttTTTGAGAATTaattacttccatagtatttttattTCCTATAATGTAAGTCAATTGTGCCCATATTTCCTGCTTGATAACAATATCTTCCTTAACGtccagcaaaacaaagaaatgttaatgtatacaggtttgtaacaacttaaggatacaaacaaaatttttggttgaactgtccctttaaccaTAACAAATGTGAGTAAATGCATTGCTGATGTGTTGTGTTTTCCAGCTTAACATCCACGTGGGGAACATCTCTCTCGTGGACCAGTTCGAGTGGGACATGTCAGAGAAGGAGAACTCACCGGAAACATTTGCTTTGAAGCTCTGCTCTGAGCTGGGTCTCGGAGGAGAGTTCGTCACCACCATCGCCTACAGTATCCGAGGACAGCTCAGCTGGCACCAGAGGACGTACGCCTTCAGGTAGATGTCATCtgtatacatacacatacaactGACTAATGTTGAGTAG is a window encoding:
- the smarcb1b gene encoding SWI/SNF-related matrix-associated actin-dependent regulator of chromatin subfamily B member 1b isoform X2, with amino-acid sequence MALSKTFGQKPIKFQLEQDGDFYMIGSEVGNYLRMFRGSLYKRYPSLTRRLASVEERKKIVASSHATSVTLLKASECEEIFDGNDEKYKAVSISTEPPAYLREQKAKRSSQWVPTLPNSSHHLDAVPCSTTINRNRMGRDKKRTFPLCFDDHDPAVIHENASQPEVLVPIRLDMEIDGQKLRDAFTWNMNEKLMTPEMFAEILCDDLDLNPLTFVPAIASAIRQQIESYPTDSILDEQSDQRVIIKLNIHVGNISLVDQFEWDMSEKENSPETFALKLCSELGLGGEFVTTIAYSIRGQLSWHQRTYAFRSDFRSIYFKIS
- the smarcb1b gene encoding SWI/SNF-related matrix-associated actin-dependent regulator of chromatin subfamily B member 1b isoform X1 gives rise to the protein MALSKTFGQKPIKFQLEQDGDFYMIGSEVGNYLRMFRGSLYKRYPSLTRRLASVEERKKIVASSHATSVTLLKASECEEIFDGNDEKYKAVSISTEPPAYLREQKAKRSSQWVPTLPNSSHHLDAVPCSTTINRNRMGRDKKRTFPLCFDDHDPAVIHENASQPEVLVPIRLDMEIDGQKLRDAFTWNMNEKLMTPEMFAEILCDDLDLNPLTFVPAIASAIRQQIESYPTDSILDEQSDQRVIIKLNIHVGNISLVDQFEWDMSEKENSPETFALKLCSELGLGGEFVTTIAYSIRGQLSWHQRTYAFSENPLPTVEIGIRNTGDADQWCPLLETLTDAEMEKKIRDQDRNTRRMRRLANTAPAW